In the genome of Myxococcus stipitatus, one region contains:
- a CDS encoding NAD-dependent deacylase — protein METLLLDSKTWLLVLTGAGVSAESGVPTFRGLNGLWEGQPVESVASPEGFAKDPLRVWRFYSQRRAGAAEVSPNPGHTALVEWERHLGDRFLLATQNVDGLHRRAGSQRVVEMHGNLFTTRCSNIDCKRAPFPDTTVYPDGTVPGCKDCGALLRPHIVWFGEYLDPADLEHIQGFAQRAVKSGGRLVFLAAGTSGVVYPASGMVDQARAMGGETWLVNLETTESALRFKHFIQGKSGEVLPKLGRLV, from the coding sequence ATGGAAACGCTCCTTCTCGACTCGAAAACCTGGCTGCTGGTCCTCACGGGCGCCGGCGTCTCCGCCGAGAGCGGAGTCCCCACCTTCCGAGGACTCAACGGACTCTGGGAGGGACAGCCCGTCGAATCCGTGGCCTCCCCCGAGGGCTTCGCCAAGGACCCCCTGCGCGTGTGGCGCTTCTATTCGCAGCGGCGCGCGGGTGCGGCCGAGGTCTCACCCAATCCCGGCCACACCGCCCTGGTGGAGTGGGAGCGTCACCTGGGAGACCGCTTCCTCCTGGCCACGCAGAACGTGGATGGCCTGCACCGACGCGCCGGCAGTCAGCGCGTGGTGGAGATGCACGGCAACCTCTTCACGACCCGGTGCAGCAACATCGACTGCAAGCGCGCGCCGTTCCCGGACACCACGGTGTACCCGGATGGCACGGTGCCCGGCTGCAAGGACTGCGGCGCCTTGCTCCGTCCACACATCGTCTGGTTCGGTGAGTACCTGGACCCCGCGGACCTGGAGCACATCCAGGGCTTCGCGCAGCGGGCGGTGAAGTCGGGCGGGCGCCTGGTCTTCCTGGCGGCCGGCACCTCGGGCGTCGTCTACCCGGCGTCCGGCATGGTCGACCAGGCTCGCGCGATGGGCGGTGAGACGTGGCTCGTCAACCTGGAGACCACGGAGAGCGCCCTGCGCTTCAAGCACTTCATCCAGGGCAAGAGCGGCGAGGTGCTTCCGAAGCTGGGGCGCCTCGTGTGA
- a CDS encoding GAF domain-containing protein: MAEVTLDLREMPKAQAYAELHQHVQAVLEGIDDPIAGMATMSCLLHNAFGHLWTGFYRVVTPGQLLRVGPYQGTLGCLEIKFGKGVCGTAAAKGETQVVADVHAFPGHITCDSRSASEIVVPVYGKNRELIAVLDIDSSSKGTFDEVDRRELETMMRWFQK, from the coding sequence ATGGCGGAAGTCACCCTGGACCTGCGCGAGATGCCCAAGGCGCAGGCGTACGCGGAGCTGCATCAACACGTTCAGGCGGTGCTCGAGGGCATCGACGACCCCATCGCCGGCATGGCGACGATGAGCTGTCTGCTCCACAACGCCTTCGGCCACCTGTGGACGGGGTTCTACCGGGTGGTGACGCCGGGGCAGCTGCTTCGCGTGGGGCCCTACCAGGGGACGCTGGGGTGCCTGGAGATCAAGTTCGGCAAGGGCGTCTGCGGCACGGCCGCCGCCAAGGGTGAGACGCAAGTGGTGGCGGACGTGCACGCCTTCCCGGGCCACATCACCTGCGACTCCCGCTCCGCGTCTGAAATCGTGGTGCCCGTGTACGGCAAGAATCGCGAGCTCATCGCCGTGCTGGACATCGACTCCTCCAGCAAAGGCACCTTCGACGAGGTGGACCGGCGCGAGCTGGAGACGATGATGCGCTGGTTCCAGAAGTAG